GTCACAGAGTCCGCGGATATTGTCAGCCGAGAGGAAGCTACCAAAGAGCCGTTGGCACCCAGCACGCAGCCTGGAAGTGAAAGTGAACAAGCAAATACCACAGACGGCTCTTATGTCAATTTGGTACCTGGAGTTTTTTCAGACATTGATGATCGTCACAATCAATTACAGACCCCTCTTCCTCCTAGTAAGAAGtacaaattaaaagcattttttgtaaCTTGTCACTACTCACATAGTCTTAAGCAGCAAAGGGGCATCAATGGTTGTAGAATGGGATCTTTACTGACAATACTGATATCTGCAAGGTAAAATACACTGTATCACCACTGGACAGTGGTGCTGAAGCTCTGTGATCAACCTGAGATACAGGGTAGGAATTGTCCTGACCTCTTTCCATGCCCTTTCACTGCATCCACTGTCCTTGGGACTCTATTGGATTAAGTCATGAAGTGCACGTGAATAACAAGCAAAAAAGATCTGCTCAAAATGTTGAGACAGTGATGAGGATGTACAGGGGCGTAGAAGGTCCCTCTTCTCTCACCCCTTTGTGGTGTGAAAAGGTTAGCAGTGGTTTAAGGTGAACAGGAGACTTGAATGTGGTGGGTATGGGAGGGGCACAGCAGGATGCATGTTGAATTCACAGCTGATTCAACCATCATCGTAACAGCTCTTGCCACTCCTGATGGTGCTCGACATGAAGACTCAACGCAGCCACCTCTGTCTTCAGGCAATGAAGCAGGATGGGGCACTGAAGGCATCACACATCCCACAGATGCCCCTGGGGGTGAGGTCCTCCACGGGCTGACTCCTGCTAGTACGAACGAAGCTGGAGATGACTCTCTCCTGATGGGTACCAGTAAGAATAATGGATCATACTCATTTCTCACGTGCTGTGTGAAATGAGgcattatttcttctgaatctgACGCCTTTCACTATCTTTCTCATCTTGGGGATCTACATTCTTGTTGCAGACTTGCAGTGCAAACTGATTTATAATTCTGTTGCATGTGAACATCCCAACAAGAAATGCTACCCATTAAGACTGCTTTTCCCTGGGTCTACTCTTTCTTATGCCCTCCAGATTTTTTCAATTTAAGTTTTAGTGGAAGgtgatacagagaaaataatttttatttttttagaggTAAATGAAtcatatgtttaaaaacagtttttcatgtCTATTCATCCCTGGTCTTAGGATCACCACAGGTGCCATTAGtactgtaaatttaaaaataacttactACATTTCATGAAGATCTACAAGGTTCAATTCctattttctgtatgttatCATATTGAGTTATCCACCATCACAATATTGGATTTTTATCCtaaaattttattgtttaataCTGGACTTTTATGATGTTGTAGTACATTTGAAATGTTACATCTCTCATattttagtaagaaaaataaaactctaagggaaaaattaacatttatgctttcccttttcaactttcattttcttcaggattACTTTAAATCACAACTCCTGGGATTTTCCAAAGAGCTATGAAAACCAAAACTTGTGTTGataaaaaacagttcttttctcttcttcctccttttgttttccaagaatGGAAAGGATCATGTAAAGCTTCACAGTTTATTGTCATCAGCTTGTTAAGTTTTATGTGGTTTGACAGATcaattacaaataaaacaaaaacaaacaaacaaaaacaacaacaacaacagcaacaaaaacaggaTTTGACAATCTATTTAAGTGCTTTCTAACAGGTCATTCTAATCTTATTCCTATGTAATGATAGGAATTCTAATACTCATTCTATTCTGTAAATaatatgatttttcttccttctaaatAGTTGTTACTAGGTATTTTCCAAGATAACATTTTAGGCTCCCATTGTTTGGAAATGCATGTTTTGGTGTATCATTTTGCTTCACAATGTTAAATTTCAGTAGTGTAATTTTGCATGAATATTAGTCTTTATTATTCTGTTCATATTTTGGAGCATTTGCAATTTCTGCAAGTGCATTAGTTAGGCTATGctattttttgcatgttttttggACATCCTTACTCTTTTGCATCAGCAGCAGTCTCTTTAGAAAAGAGCACCGTATGAGTGATTGTGGGAAggatattaattaattaatttcctcAATTTTCCATTAGaattcattttgaattattCTGTTGGGAGACCAGCATGCATTCTTATGATAATCTCATGGAAAATCAGGGAtgaaaaatacactaaaaaggatattttattaGATTGATGATGATGATCTTAATCTTAAATAGTCAGGTCTAAGTAGCTGCTATCTAttctttaaatagtttttaCACACTTCAAAGCTCACTGATATTAGGGGAAATGAGTAAGCAACTATTAGAATAATCAATAAATCATAgttaaaggaacagaaaataataataataataatgacagaTACAGATCTTGTTTGCTTGCCCCAACCCTTCCCCAAGGAAAAGGTAGACCTagttaaatgaaatgaagagagaaaaattgatAAGGTGGGATTTTGTAAATATCTTTGAGGTTAACTTAGCCATCATCACATCACAGCAGTAACAGCCAGCATTGATGTTCTGGAACCAGAAGATGTAACCCAGGAAGTGTGGGCACCTCGAGTCATCGTAACAGCTCTTGCCACTCCTGATGGTGCTCGACATGAAGACTCAACGCAGCCACCTCTGTCTTCAGGCAATGAAGCAGGATGGGGCACTGAAGGCATCACACATCCCACAGATGCCCCTGGGGGTGAGGTCCTCCACGGGCTGACTCCTGCTAGTACGAACGAAGCTGGAGATGACTCTCTCCTGATGGGTACCAGTAAGAATAATGGATCATACTCATTTCTCACGTGCTGTGTGAAATGAGgcattatttcttctgaatctgACGCCTTTCACTATCTTTCTCATCTTGGGGATCTACAACCCTATTGCGGACTTGCAACCCAAAATCTGTGGTGGGATCTGTGCTGTTGTTAGAACGACCTTCTGGAATGGTCGCAGGGGACTTCTTCCTGGTCCATTTGGTGGTTTCTGGTCTTTGCTGAAGCATGTTGCTGGGTGGCCTCCTGTCTCTTCTTCTGCAAGTCATGTGCCTTGGTGATCCCAAGttcccagccccatcctcccATATTGCGCCTTGGTGGGGTCAGGCTTGGTATGCTTTGGTGCTGTGATTGGTGTGGTGGAGGTGCTCTGGTGGAATTAATTGGGTGATCTGCTCCTGTGACTCAGCAGTGACACCGTCACCAAGGAGGACTGTCCTGATGGTGAGAGCAGAGCAATCACGCAAGAATTATATCCCATAAATTCTGTCTTCCATTCCTTACTCCTCGCTGGGGGATTCACAGGCACGACCACCACGGATCGGGCTGTGGTATGGCTGCTCACTCCTGAGTTACAGGGTCAggtttttgctgctgtggtttCTTCTTCTGAAGGTCTTCCCTCTCCATCTGTCACTGGGATACGTGGGTACAGCCAACGTCTCCCTCCAACACAACAAGCAAGTGTTGCTTAAGGGTCTCAAAAGCCAGTGGCAGCgtggaagaggaaggggaggcCTTCTCTTCATCCTTCTCCTGCCGTGCTTTAAACCAGGCAGAAGGACGTCCTTTCTGACTTGCTGTGATacagaaagagggaaataaCGTGGGCGGTGGTTTGGTGAGCATTAACGTTTAAAGCTGATCGTGCTGTCATCATGGCAGTCACAGAGTCCGCGGATATTGTCAGCCGAGAGGAAGCTACCAAAGAGCCGTTGGCACCCAGCACGCAGCCTGGAAGTGAAAGTGAACAAGCAAATACCACAGACGGCTCTTATGTCAATTTGGTACCTGGAGTTTTTTCAGACATTGATGATCGTCACAATCAATTACAGACCCCTCTTCCTCCTAGTAAGAAGTACAAATtaaaatggttttcatttttccatgtcACTTGTTGTTTGGGACAATGATGATCCTCTGAAAGTATTTGCACTAACCAGGGTTTTCAGTTACGCCCATattataatttgcttttttgtttattattattggcATTTCTAGATGTGTTTATGATCCACTTTTAATATGCCATGAAAGGAAATCTTTTactctgcaaagcagaggaCTTTTGCCAAATGACTGAAAGTACTGTTttgcaaataactttttcttacattttactATCTTTATGTGACAACATAtctcataaaatgaaaaagcataaGCTTTCTCCTCATGCCCATATACACATGatagcattttttcttcctatttgaTGGGCACAAGTGACATCTCTGTAACACTTAATTATCTTTCGCTTTTCCCCTGTCCTCATTCCTTCTGTGTCAGTTGAATATATAGCAAGAAAAAGTAATTCCCTctgcagtcctttttttttttttttttccacccgCTAGGTACCTCTGCTGTTGGTATCTTGCCAATGAGTAATTATAGCTACATGTAGTGGGTTTTAACTGACATTTCCTTCAggaacagtttctttttttaagtgttaTTCTTCTGATAAAGTTAGTGGAGTTAACAGTAACCATGTTTACTTATTACACtacaaatatcttttttttttttttggtaacttcTTAATAGTACAGGAAATGAAGggacttttcctttttcctaaacACATCATggtaatagttttttttttttttttttttttttttttttttttttttttttttcagaatctaGTTATCTTACACACTAATCCAAATACTACTTCCATGCGCTTTCCTGGAAGTTAGTGGAACCTTGTCAGGTTTGGCCAATGCTCTGTGGTCATTCTTTACACACAAACATGATTATATACTTGTATAATGTCATACAGCAAGCActttaaagataattttattgTTCATAATAGTTAGGAGTTAGAATTTGCTTCCagtgaaaacattaattttgaaagacttgagttaaaaatggaatttggaGTGACAGCTAAATGTTTCTAGGTATGTCTGATTTCTCTCGACACTTTTACCCTGGGATAACTCCACTCAGTTTGGTGGAgtctattttaattaattaatgttaattCATACGTTATCAGGTAgaatttgtcttcttttttttttttttttccagatttttataTAGGCACAGTAAAATCAAACCTACCAAAACCACGGTTAAAGTATTTTGACATAGGCACCGcaatataaatgcaaaacatgtATTAGCATTTTATtggaaagataaatatttttagtaactCTTTCCTACTACAACAAACTCATTTCTTAACACCCACTGCCCTATTAAATTGATTAGTCCAAGCAGCCTCCTTAATTTACTGTACAGACATTACAAACTTTGAAAAAAGGTTTCCTACCTTTCTGTTTTGAGCATATAAAACCTGTAAGGACTGGTTTTAAGACCTCTTTCTAGGTGAATGCCTGTGTAGAATCTTTGCATTGCCAGTGCCCTGGCAAAGTTTCATAAGGCCATCTTCTTAaacttccttatttttctcaCTTACCTACCCTTTGTGCTTTGTAAAAACATAGTATAAGGGGATTACTAGGACACTactgttgtcatttttttaagttaatttatTGAAgggttctttcatttttaacgTTGCCCTATAAAGCTGTATTGGAGTGAAAAAGACTCAGTAATATATTGACAGACACTAGTTGAAGGCTCCCTCCAAACAAATTAATGGTTTCATGTAGTATACTCCCTTCTTCCACTTGCTTTTCCtctacagaaatgtttaagCTGTTGTCTGACATCACACTAATGACTGACCTGTTGTCCAAGTGCCGTAGTGGAATAACAAATCAGTCTACTGAAGGAATCCAAAAAATAAGtgtcaaaaagaagaaaaactagtATGtcatcaaaatgaaatgtagagTGCAACCGAGGAGccctccctgccttctgcaGGCACTTCCCAGGAGCCAGAACACCAGGGGACATGACCAAATCCTGTTTCTTCTCAGTGCtcaggggaggggaagagcaaATTTAGCAGTTCTCTTAACACAGGAATCTTTAATAAATGTCTTTCTAAGGGCCTTTTTGGTGAAAAAGCTCTACCATTTCACAAGGATGATTTGAAGCACCTTAAAAAATCTGCTGACATGTCAGGCAGACAAGTCAGTACATTCCTCTTGCTCAGCTTTCTTGGAGGCTAGACTAGGTCCCATAGGTGCTGAGTTAGTGCTCTGTCCTTTGGGGTGAGATAGCACAAACCAACTCATTGGTCAATAAGTTCCTTGTTAACAAAAGTAATGAAAACATCTGGAATGTTCAACTACTTGTTGGCTATGCTTAACAGGAGGAAAATGTGCTTCTTAGTTTTGTATTTGCCAGCTGCCATTAGGAAATGAGATCAGACAGGCTGGCTAGAAGAGAGCTGCAATGTGTGTGACAGAATAAGAACTTTACAGCTGATTAGAGTGAGTGTCTAATTTGCTCTATCAGTGTCTGGAAGAATTCAGAGAGGTGGAGATCTGTAATATTGTTTTTGTACCGATAATGAAGTTGTAGTCCCATGTGAAACTACCGTATCTATAACATACAGATAATTTTAGACATGGGATACCCATATGGCAATAGAGTGGGCCACAAATATTACTGTCATCACATAAAACTTCAAGCAGTGTGACCATCACAGGAAATATGTGAGACTGGAAGTATGCATTTGAACTTAAGATCTAATTCAGTCTTAgaaccaaattaaaaaacattaaaaagagcCAAGGGATCCATATCTAAGTTTACGTAGAGTATTTTTGCTATTAGAGagaatatttagaatttttaaGGTCCCACTTTATACATAGCTATCAAATTTAAAACCATCCAGAGTACTATACTTCTATTTTATGAAAGTAGGAAAGTTTTAGAAATTCCATATTATCCTGTAtaggaataaaatttaaaaaaaaaagccttaaaattTCTCCATATTGaccattttcaatttaaataagaaagtcaaattctttttctccctctactCTTCTGTCATTCTCTTTTCTCCACGGAACAGACAAGACCTTTGGCTTATACAACAAAagcctcttcaaaaagtttccaACATTCAGAAGTCTTTATCTTCTCTCCAgaaaatttcaaagcaattaCAATTCTGTTTTGGTTCATGAAATTATTGCATAATCACAAATGAAACATATGAGagtggggaaagagaaaaaccctGAGCTTTGTTATTCAGAGTATGAAAACTAGCCATAGTTCAGAGTATGATGATTATAGTCTTCGtaatagacacagacacagacacagacacagatttctaggttggaagagacctcaagatcatcgagtccaacctccgacctaacactaagcactccactaaaccatatcgctaagctctacatctaaacgtcttttaaagacctcaagggatggtgactccaccacctccctgggcagcccgttccaagGTTTCCAAATAGGAAAAATAGGTTCCAAGGTTTCCAAATAGGTTTCCATATAAATTTTAATGACCTCGGTGTGAActttctagaaatattttttttgtattgtgaaAGTCATCATTTTTTACTTCCCTGTTATATATTCACTAAAGATATTTAGAGTAACATATAGTTTTGTTCTTTAGGATCTACATCCATTATAGGTGGTGATCATGGATCACGCAAGGGAAATGTTGAACCCACTTCCAACCCTGGAGAGAAcgcaacaacaacaataacgTCACAACCAAGGTCAGCCCAGGTACCAGGTAGGCTTCTGAATTCATATCTTTTAACAATTTAAGTACATAATGATAGTAATATGGACTGAAATAAGAGATGAAAATGTACATCAAGTATAGTTGTTCAGGTTTTGTTCTGAATCACATTGTCACTGAGAGTCTGAGAAATGGAGCATATTGCAACTCATAAAATATTCTAGCACTGTGTAGATGAAAGAAATCATGCATTTTGGAGAACAGGATTAAgagataaataatttttataaattgATTTGCAATCAGGGAAAATTCAGTAAAGATATATGCAAAGTATCATAACTTTGAGAATATTCCGGGAAAACAATGTCTGATAAGTGTTACAGAAAAGGGCTTGCAGGttaaaatagaatagaaagAAGCCAACACAATGATACAATTGCaaaagaatgacttttttttctgggatgtATTAACAGAACATCATTTTTAAGGCAGAGAGAGTAATTATTCCACTCTAAGTAGGCCTGGCAAGTCCCGAGCTGAAGTGCTGCATTCAATTTGAGGCATTGAATTAATTATatagaaaaaacagagaagagcacAAAGATAAAATTTGGTAAGGTAACATAATATGAACAGCATGAAGAACGGGCTATGGAGAAGGTTGTGAAAtctcctttattaaaaatgctgagAGCAAATGGAACATTTCTCAGAGATGTTCTTATTCATTCTGTTTCACTGGAGTGAAATATAACTGAGGTGATCTCTTTGGGTCCTTTCCAGTTTTACCTCTTTATCCTGGTTTTGTagttccttctatttttttttgtttaggaTTTGGCTTTTTTAAGATCTCCCTTAAAgtaagattttaaattaaaaaaaataaaataaaaattaatgtagaCATTTCACTCTACCTTAAAGCCAACCTACTTTTGTACATGGGATTGCAGATGTGTCAACACtaagccttttcttctgcacttgGAATAAATCAATGACACAACTCTTCACCTATGCCATCTAAAATACACTGATTCTAGATGCTAGAAGTGGCCAGGTATTTCATCGGTGTTGGCCTGGGTATAGCTGAGCACTTTCTTTGATCACATAGGCAGTGTGACTGATGAAAATGTACCTGATTTGCACAGAAGCAATTTGCAAAGTGAACAAACATTCATTCAAAAAGTCTTGCAGCCTAAAGAATGCACAAACATCTGTGAAACTGCAAAATTACATGGGATGGATTAACACattctctccccctctcttgACTCCCCCCAGAATGGCTGATCATCGTTGCTGCTCTCTTGGCACTGGCATTGATCCTTGCAGTGTGCATCGCCGTCAGCAGTCGGAGGAGGTAAGGTAGCCCTGCACTTTGAAGCACACCACAGCATGATGTGGGTGCTGGAATAAAGCACTGCCACATATCTTTTAGAGGTCATGGTGAAATAGGAAGGATATAAGGCATATGGTGAGATGGAAAAATCTAtacctttctttctgttaagTGACTCTGGAGTTACAAGCCCCGAACGGCACGGCTTATTGATTTATACATCACTCTGCTTTGCGTACAAAAGCAGAGGCTGCCATTGTTTCTTCCCTCTTAGCCCAGAGGCACCATAGAAACAGACAAATAGGGCCAGTATGACTAATTATAGACTGTATCTGACGAGAACTGAAACAATGTCAAAGCTAAAAATTACATCCTAGATACTGCAAGTGGAAAACATATCTTTTACTTAAAGCTGCCATGCAGCTGGGATTGAGACCCAAGGAGAAAAAGTGCACATGCGTCTGTGGGTGTGCAGGGTTCATGGATTGGATCCTACCAATACGCATCAAACCCTATGAAGATCAGTCTTTGAAGCACGGACATAATCTGGTATTCTTGAAACAggtgtttcaaaataattaagagaTTCATCTATTCTGCTAAGTGATAATCTGCTGCAGACCCAGGGAGGGAGGTGCTGTGCAGTCACCACACTGTACACGAGCATCAGCTCATCTGAAAGTagctctgcagctgtgctgcaaggGAACTGGGTAGGTGAAAAGGTGGACTGAGCATTCAGGGTTATCCGAGCAATAAAGTGAGAATATTCCAAGCATTCATTTACCTAAAAATGAGaactgcagatttatttttataatgctgTCAGTTAAAAGGAATGTTGACAGCAGCTTCTCCAGTTTCACTCTCATTCTGGCTGCCTGTAAAAGCCTGTGGGCTGTAGGCTTTGGTTTCAAGGTAGTTAGCTTCTTGATTCAGAAATCAATAGACTTGGCCTTCGTAGTTACAAAGTCAGTATGGCAGGGATCTCAAGCATTTCCACCAAGCAATTGGTCCTTCTCAGTAAATAGCAAATTGCTTCACTATAGggttgttgttgatgttgttgaATTGgtcttgttttaataaaatttgtgttatcttcaccaaaaaaaaaaaatggcccaAGGTTCAGTGTGAGGCAGTTTCCttgtttgattgtttatttttttattattcctcttGTTGCAAAGAAGAATGCCGCTGTCTGGTTCCTGTTGTAAAAAGTGTTAGGATCTCCATCCAGAGTCCAACATTGGGTGCGGCACAGCCTGACCATCatgtcaggaaagaaaatctgagctGCTCTTTTGAGAGGCTGTGGCCTCTCTTTCAGCATTTCatagctgcagagcaggaatcATTCCCAAGTGTGTGCATAGCATTCACACAGCAAACTGAGCTGCTTTGGATAAAATAATCCTTACCTATCAGTCAGTAAGCATGAAAAAAGtaatacttcaaaaaaataatggtaTAATTAAACTGCCAAATTAGTCATTCGGACAAAATCTGTTTCAAcgaagaagaaaatgctttaaagtaaaacttcagaaaattagTGTCCCTCTTAACACACCTCTGGGCATTCAGTTTACACTAGGCCATTCAAGGACAACAAGTGGGATATTCAGCGCAGTGTACCCAGAGTTTTAACGGACTAGGGCAAATCTGATATCTGTGTAACTATTAATTTCTACTGCCCTGAAGAATACCCAGCCCACTTGGTCCAAAGTCCGGATGTACAATGACCCTGTCTGTATACTGGGATATATACAAATGTCATAAATGTGGATATATCCACACCTTAGAAAATCTTTTCTAGCTTTCAGTAATGCATGTTAGTCCTGTCTATAATGACACTGGATAGTAACTGAATCAGTAGGATCCTGCAAAAGTTTATGTATATAATTGTggattctttcaaaaataaaatattcagcgTGGCGACACCTTACACCTTGCATTGATTGCATAGGTCTGCACTGACAGACACAAGTTTCATCTCTAAGCAcctttttctaaatattgactcgaattttcttttcttatttccattaATCTCCATTTATGGtacttatttccttttcatttctttctagatgtgggcagaagaaaaagctcGTGATCAATAACGGCAAAGGTGCAGTGGAGGACAGAAAGACGAGTGAATTAAATGGGGATGCCAGCAAATCACAAGAAATGGTGCACTTGGTTCACAAAGAACAGTCAAATGACCGAACAGGAGCATCTGACGAATTCCTCACCATTGACGAAACACAAAATCATCAGGAGCTGGATATGAAGAGTGGAGTGTAATGGTACCAACTCACCAAGTAGATCAGAGCTGGGGAAATCAAGATCACACGGAACTTGGGCCAGAATTCACAGATGCACTGTGCTACTGATGTCTTTTGAACACGATTAAACTTAagttgtcttcatttttaatcattttaaaatgatgtctGAGTTACAAAATAGACATTTGCTATCTGAAATAAGCCCCAAGAGTTGCATAAATTCGTCAGTTCCCAATTCCTACACAGAGGACACTTACTGTGTCCTGGGTATATCATTGATCCCCAGATACAGTGTCTTCGCTGTGCGGAGCTACAGAAGCATCCAGTTGCTCCATCTTACAGGTATTTAAGGTACTAAACTTGTCATGGTACAAGAGTAAGCAAGCAACAAATGtcgagcaaaaaaaaaaaagaagcttaaaCCAAAAAGGCCTCCTATACAATGTCTAAAACAGCAGAATCTATCAGAAATGCCTTACAGCCAGGAAGAGCAGTAGGTGCATTGAAAGTCTGCCAGTAAAATCAAAAAGTGATGTTTTATAATGATTTATGACTTATTCTGTAACAAGGAAAACCCAGAAGGACAAATCTTATttatcattgttttaaaatgtctgtgggCATACAGCAAGTCTTTTTGGGAGGGggaataaaaagatgaaaacatgaGATGATACATAATAAATATCATTACTTTATTATCTTAACAATCTGTACAGTTATCCTTGAGTTTTTGAAGAGTTAT
The genomic region above belongs to Cygnus olor isolate bCygOlo1 chromosome 5, bCygOlo1.pri.v2, whole genome shotgun sequence and contains:
- the CD44 gene encoding CD44 antigen isoform X26; the encoded protein is MASFYVWVTFGLCLLKLCLTETQFNVSCRYRGVFHVEKNGRYSLTRTEAADLCRALNSTLSTLEQLEKAHELGFETCRYGFIVGHIAIPRINPYHLCAANHTGIYKLSANTTGRYDAYCYNATETRDKACEPIERIDTSFLNNQSEIVIDNEDGSRYNADGTRHSGDSSTSGVDDENVGSGSSHDTTPVDTSIKRSSPSYYGSVTPVSHLSDHSSGGGEKDFPVKNSDDEISPTSTDISLVTGFNDFAKEDDEWHRGSTTMASSHGARQNDSAQDPLVYPGWDKGEDYSTQAPVMDRVIPSRESNHEKESSNTGNEAGWGTEGITHPTDAPGGEVLHGLTPASTNEAGDDSLLMGTITESADIVSREEATKEPLAPSTQPGSESEQANTTDGSYVNLVPGVFSDIDDRHNQLQTPLPPSNEAGWGTEGITHPTDAPGGEVLHGLTPASTNEAGDDSLLMGTTVTASIDVLEPEDVTQEVWAPRVIVTALATPDGARHEDSTQPPLSSGNEAGWGTEGITHPTDAPGGEVLHGLTPASTNEAGDDSLLMGTITESADIVSREEATKEPLAPSTQPGSESEQANTTDGSYVNLVPGVFSDIDDRHNQLQTPLPPRSTSIIGGDHGSRKGNVEPTSNPGENATTTITSQPRSAQVPEWLIIVAALLALALILAVCIAVSSRRRCGQKKKLVINNGKGAVEDRKTSELNGDASKSQEMVHLVHKEQSNDRTGASDEFLTIDETQNHQELDMKSGV
- the CD44 gene encoding CD44 antigen isoform X36 is translated as MASFYVWVTFGLCLLKLCLTETQFNVSCRYRGVFHVEKNGRYSLTRTEAADLCRALNSTLSTLEQLEKAHELGFETCRYGFIVGHIAIPRINPYHLCAANHTGIYKLSANTTGRYDAYCYNATETRDKACEPIERIDTSFLNNQSEIVIDNEDGSRYNADGTRHSGDSSTSGVDDENVGSGSSHDTTPVDTSIKRSSPSYYGSVTPVSHLSDHSSGGGEKDFPVKNSDDEISPTSTDISLVTGFNDFAKEDDEWHRGSTTLATPDGARHEDSTQPPLSSGNEAGWGTEGITHPTDAPGGEVLHGLTPASTNEAGDDSLLMGTITESADIVSREEATKEPLAPSTQPGSESEQANTTDGSYVNLVPGVFSDIDDRHNQLQTPLPPSNEAGWGTEGITHPTDAPGGEVLHGLTPASTNEAGDDSLLMGTTVTASIDVLEPEDVTQEVWAPRVIVTALATPDGARHEDSTQPPLSSGNEAGWGTEGITHPTDAPGGEVLHGLTPASTNEAGDDSLLMVTESADIVSREEATKEPLAPSTQPGSESEQANTTDGSYVNLVPGVFSDIDDRHNQLQTPLPPRSTSIIGGDHGSRKGNVEPTSNPGENATTTITSQPRSAQVPEWLIIVAALLALALILAVCIAVSSRRRCGQKKKLVINNGKGAVEDRKTSELNGDASKSQEMVHLVHKEQSNDRTGASDEFLTIDETQNHQELDMKSGV
- the CD44 gene encoding CD44 antigen isoform X34 translates to MASFYVWVTFGLCLLKLCLTETQFNVSCRYRGVFHVEKNGRYSLTRTEAADLCRALNSTLSTLEQLEKAHELGFETCRYGFIVGHIAIPRINPYHLCAANHTGIYKLSANTTGRYDAYCYNATETRDKACEPIERIDTSFLNNQSEIVIDNEDGSRYNADGTRHSGDSSTSGVDDENVGSGSSHDTTPVDTSIKRSSPSYYGSVTPVSHLSDHSSGGGEKDFPVKNSDDEISPTSTDISLVTGFNDFAKEDDEWHRGSTTLATPDGARHEDSTQPPLSSGNEAGWGTEGITHPTDAPGGEVLHGLTPASTNEAGDDSLLMGTITESADIVSREEATKEPLAPSTQPGSESEQANTTDGSYVNLVPGVFSDIDDRHNQLQTPLPPSNEAGWGTEGITHPTDAPGGEVLHGLTPASTNEAGDDSLLMGTITASIDVLEPEDVTQEVWAPRVIVTALATPDGARHEDSTQPPLSSGNEAGWGTEGITHPTDAPGGEVLHGLTPASTNEAGDDSLLMGTITESADIVSREEATKEPLAPSTQPGSESEQANTTDGSYVNLVPGVFSDIDDRHNQLQTPLPPRSTSIIGGDHGSRKGNVEPTSNPGENATTTITSQPRSAQVPEWLIIVAALLALALILAVCIAVSSRRRCGQKKKLVINNGKGAVEDRKTSELNGDASKSQEMVHLVHKEQSNDRTGASDEFLTIDETQNHQELDMKSGV
- the CD44 gene encoding CD44 antigen isoform X23, producing MASFYVWVTFGLCLLKLCLTETQFNVSCRYRGVFHVEKNGRYSLTRTEAADLCRALNSTLSTLEQLEKAHELGFETCRYGFIVGHIAIPRINPYHLCAANHTGIYKLSANTTGRYDAYCYNATETRDKACEPIERIDTSFLNNQSEIVIDNEDGSRYNADGTRHSGDSSTSGVDDENVGSGSSHDTTPVDTSIKRSSPSYYGSVTPVSHLSDHSSGGGEKDFPVKNSDDEISPTSTDISLVTGFNDFAKEDDEWHRGSTTMASSHGARQNDSAQDPLVYPGWDKGEDYSTQAPVMDRVIPSRESNHEKESSNTGNEAGWGTEGITHPTDAPGGEVLHGLTPASTNEAGDDSLLMGTITESADIVSREEATKEPLAPSTQPGSESEQANTTDGSYVNLVPGVFSDIDDRHNQLQTPLPPTLATPDGARHEDSTQPPLSSGNEAGWGTEGITHPTDAPGGEVLHGLTPASTNEAGDDSLLMGTTVTASIDVLEPEDVTQEVWAPRVIVTALATPDGARHEDSTQPPLSSGNEAGWGTEGITHPTDAPGGEVLHGLTPASTNEAGDDSLLMGTITESADIVSREEATKEPLAPSTQPGSESEQANTTDGSYVNLVPGVFSDIDDRHNQLQTPLPPRSTSIIGGDHGSRKGNVEPTSNPGENATTTITSQPRSAQVPEWLIIVAALLALALILAVCIAVSSRRRCGQKKKLVINNGKGAVEDRKTSELNGDASKSQEMVHLVHKEQSNDRTGASDEFLTIDETQNHQELDMKSGV